The window GGCGATTTGCAGTTTGACCCCGTCAAACGCAGCGGCAGCATTGATGTGCGCCTGCCCTTGGCAAACCTGCAAACAGGCTCTAAAGAATTTACCGCCCATTTGCAATCTGCTGATTTGTTCCACGCCGAAAAATATCCCGAAATGCGTTTTCAATCCACCCGTTTTCATTTTGCAGGACAACGCCCCAGCCAAATTGACGGCAAATTGACCATTTTGGGTAAAACCCACCCCGTGCGTTTGAAAGTAAACAAATTCAACTGCTACGACAGCCCGATTTTAAAAACCCAAGTTTGCGGCGCCGATTTAACCACCACCATTGACCGCACTCGTTGGGGCATGAACTATCTGGTGGACGCAGGCATCAGCAAAAACGTGCGTTTGCATATTCAAATTGAAGCAGGTAAAAAATAAACCTGTGTAAACCATTCCAATCCGTGCAGGGCGCAAGCCTTGCATGGTTTTTTGTCTTATCAGTAAGGAATCAGAATGAGTAAAATTGCTTTGGTTGTCGGCAGCTTGAGTCGTCAATCAATCAACCGCGTGGTGGCGCAACACCTCGCCGCGCAAGCCCCTGCAGGCGTGTCGGTGGTGGAAGTGGAAATCGGCGATTTGCCTTTGTACACACAGGATTTGGATAAAGAAACCGTGCCTGCTTACGAGCGTGTTCGCGCCCAATTGCGTGATGCCGCTGCGGTTTTGCTGGTTAGCCCCGAACACAACCGCAGCGTACCCGCAGCGCTTAAAAACCTGTTGGACATTGGCACGCGCCCACAGGGACAAAGCGTGTGGTCAGGCAAAAAAGTGGCGGTGGTAACGGCTTCACCGGGGGCGTACGGCGGCATCAATGCGGGTGTACATCTGCGCCAGATTTTGCAAGCCATGGGCGCAAACGTGCTGGTTGCCCCCGAAGTGTATTTGAGCCGTGCCAACGCACAATCGCCTGAAGACGAGCGCACCGCCGCGTTTTTAAACAAATTTGCCGCTGCGTTTTACGCATGGGCGCAGGAGTAAACTGATGAGTGTTGATAAAATCATTGCCCGTACCAAAGACGTGGGCGGAATTCCCGTTGCCCGTTTGCTGCCGCAATCCAAACGGCGTACTATCGGCGCATGGTGTTTTCTTGACCATGCTGGTCCTGCCGATTTTGCTGTAGATGAAGACGGTATGCAGGTGGGCGCACACCCGCACACCAATCTGCAAACTTTTACTTGGATGCTGGCAGGCGAAGTGTGGCATCAGGACAGCTTGGGCTACCGTCAGTTGATTCGTCCCAAGCAGGTAAATTTGATGACGGCAGGCACAGGCGACCATCACGGCATCAGCCACACCGAACAAACCCCCGAAGGCGTTAAAGCCCTGCACGCCGTGCAATTGTGGATTGCCCTGCCGACTGCACAGGACATTCCCCCGTCTTTCCATCATTATCCCGAATTGCCCGAATGGTCGGAAAACGGCGTGGATTATATTTTGACCACCGGCAGTTATGGCGGACGTACTGCGCCCACTTTGCAATACAGCCCGCTGGTGGGCGTGGATATTCGCGTCAATCAGGCGCAAACGCTGGAAATCCCTGCCCGTGCGGCTTGGGAATACGGTTTGCTGGTGTTGGCGGGCAGCGTGCGTGGCGAAGACGGACAAAGTTACGGCGCGGACGAACTGGCAGCGTTTACCGATTGCGGCGATGCCGAGCGCACCATTCGCGTTCATGCCGAAGCAGGCACGCATTTGTTGCTGTTGGGTGGCGAACCGCTGCCGCAACCTGTGGTGATGTGGTGGAATTTTGTTGCCGACAGCCGCGAAGCCCTGCGCCGCGCCGTAGCCGATTGGAACAGCGGACACCCGCGTTTTGGCAATATTGATTTGTCGGGAACTGCATTGCAGCGTTTGCCTGCACCCGAAATGCCTTGATTTTTTAACTATGTTTCTGATTTAAAGGAAAAAATATGAAACTGTATTATGCCCCCGGTACTTGCGCTTTGGCGTGTTGGATTGCTTTGGAATGGGCGGGCGCGGATTACGAAGCCGTCCGTGCCGATTATGCGTCTGAAGAATACAAACGCATCAATCCCTTGGCAGCCGTTCCCGCGCTGGACATCGGCAGCGGACGCGCCATCAGCCAAGCTGCCGCCATTTTGCAATACATTGCCGACAAATACCCTGATGCCAACATCGGCAGCAGCGAAGGTTTGGAAAATGCTTTGTTGTTAAACGAAGTATTGCTGTTTCTCGCCAGCGATTTGCATCCTGCGTTTTGGCCGTTTTTCTTTCCGCAACGCTACACCACCGCCACAGACGAAGCCGCATTAACTGCTGCCAAAGAAGCCGCTTATCCGCGCATTGACCGTGCCATGCTGCATATTGAACAGCGTTTGCAAAAAGGCAACGGCTATTTGTACGACAACCGCCGCAGCATTGCCGATGCCTATGCCTTTGTGATGATGCGTTGGACAGAATACCTGCCCAAAACTTGGCGCGACTATCCGCATATTGCTGCGTTTATGGAACGCATGCAGGAAGATGCTGCCGTGCAGAAAGTGTTGGCGGAACAAGGACAATAAGGGAATCGGGCTGCGCTTGACGTGTAGTCTTTAATGTTGTCAAAACGGTTTTCAGGCAGGCTGAAAGCCGTTTTTTGTGTTTGCGTAAAGGTTTTTTTACATTTGGGCTGCTTCAAACGCAAAAATAGTGTACCATGCGCCCAGCTTTTGCGCGGGTTGTCGCACAACTTCTGCCCGCATCCGAACATCCGCGCCGCCCACCCGCCGCGTTGGTTTTTTCGGCTTTTCCTTTCCGTCCATCATTTTGTTTTTAAGGAATCAATATGCAAGTGTATTACGATAAAGACGCCGATTTGTCGCTGATTCAGGGCAAAACCGTTGCCATTATCGGCTACGGTTCGCAAGGTCATGCCCACGCCGCCAATCTGAAAGATTCGGGCGTAAACGTGATTGTGGGTCTGCGCCAAGGCGCGTCTTGGAACAAGGCGCAAGCTGCGGGTTTTGACGTACGCAGTGTGGCTGATGCCACCAAAGCGGCTGATGTGGTCATGATTTTGTTGCCCGATGAAACTGCGCCTGCCGTGTACAACGCCGAAATTCACGACAACCTGAAATCGGGTGCGGTGCTGGCGTTTGCTCACGGTTTTAATGTGCATTACAACCAAATCGTGCCGAAAAAAGACGTTGATGTGATTATGGTTGCGCCCAAAGGTCCGGGGCATACCGTACGCAGCGAGTTTTTGAAAGGCGGCGGCGTGCCGTCGCTGATTGCGGTTTACCAAGACCAAAGCGGTAAAGCCCGCGATGTGGCGCTGTCTTATGCGGCTGCCAACGGCGGCACCAAAGGCGGTGTGATTGAAACCAATTTCCGTGAAGAAACCGAAACCGACCTGTTCGGCGAACAAGCCGTATTGTGCGGCGGCGCGGTGGAATTGGTGAAATGCGGTTTTGAAACACTGGTAGAAGCGGGTTACGCGCCCGAAATGGCGTATTTTGAATGCCTGCACGAGCTGAAGCTGATTGTGGATTTGATGTATGAAGGCGGTATTGCCAACATGAACTACTCCATTTCCAACAATGCGGAATACGGCGAATACGTTACCGGTCCTGAAGTCATCACTCCCGCCACCAAAGAGGCGATGAAAAAAGCCCTGTACCGCATTCAAAGCGGCGAGTACGCCAAAATGTTCATCACTGAAGGCGCGACCAATTACGCCAGCATGACCGCCCGCCGCCGTTTGAACGCCGACCACCAAATTGAAAAAGTGGGCGCACAGCTGCGCGCAATGATGCCGTGGATTGCCAAAAACAAATTGGTGGACACCGACAAAAACTAATTTCTGTCATCAAACGCTTGCAATACGGTAAAAAACATCGGATTGCAGCGCACACGGGTTGTCCGACACACACGGGCAGCCCGTTTTTGCCTTTTGCGAGACCATTATGACTGCTTACCAAGCACCCGACCCGAAAGGATTTTTCGGCGAACACGGCGGCGTTTACGTTGCCGAAACCCTGATTCCCGCCTTGCGCGAACTGGCACAAGCCTATGCCGATGCCAAACAAGACCCTGAATTCTGGCAAACATTTCATCACGATTTGGCGCACTATGTCGGTCGTCCCAGCCCCGTTTACCATGCCGAACGCTTATCGGCGCATTTGGGTGGCGCACAAATTTGGCTCAAACGCGAAGATTTGAACCACACGGGCGCACACAAAGTCAATAACACCATCGGGCAGGCCTTGCTTGCCAAACGCATGGGCAAACGCCGTGTGATTGCCGAAACGGGCGCAGGTCAGCACGGCGTGGCAACGGCGACCGTGGCGGCGCGTTTCGGCATGGAATGCCATGTCTATATGGGCGCAGACGACATTCAACGCCAAGCCCCCAATGTGTTCCGCATGAAGCTGTTGGGCGCGAATGTGATTGGCGTGGACAGCGGCAGCCGCACTTTAAAAGACGCCATGAACGAAGCCATGCGCGAATGGGTGGCGCGGGTGGACGACACCTTTTACATTATCGGCACGGCGGCAGGTCCTGCGCCTTACCCCGAAATGGTGCGCGATTTTCAATGCGTCATCGGCAACGAAGCCAAAGAACAAATGCAGGCAGCCATCGGCAGACAGCCTGATGTGGCGGTGGCGTGTGTGGGCGGCGGCTCGAATGCCATCGGCTTGTTTTATCCCTATTTGGCGGAAAACGTGCGTTTAATCGGCGTGGAAGCAGGCGGACGCGGCGTGAGCACCCCCGACCATGCCGCACCGATTACATCGGGCGCACCCGTGGGCGTATTGCACGGCTTCCGCAGCTATCTGATGCAGGATACGCATGGTCAGGTATTGGGTACGCATTCGGTATCGGCAGGTTTGGATTATCCGGGCATCGGTCCGGAACACAGCCACCTACACGACATCCGCCGCGTGGAATATACTGCTGCCAACGACGATGCCGCTTTAGAAGCCTTTGATTTATTGTGCCGTTACGAAGGCATTATTCCCGCTTTGGAAAGCTCGCACGCCTTGGCGTGGGCAGTGGAACACGCCCCGAAAATGGATAAAAACCAAGTGGTTTTGGTCAACCTGTCGGGGCGCGGCGATAAGGACATCAATACCGTTGCCAAATTAAAAGGCATTGATTTATAGTTGATTAAAATCGCAACGATACCGCGTTACCAACGCCCTGATGGACTACCCGTACACGGTGGGCGTTGTCGCCTTATAAAATCAAAACGGACACAGTAAACCTGTGTCCGTTTAATGATTCAGCCAAACCGTTTAGCGGGATTTTTTACCGCGCCGTTTTTTCTTGTTGGCAACCGTTTTGGGTGCAGCCGTTTGTTTGACGGCAGGGGCGGCTTCAGCAGCAGGGCTTTCGCCAGACGGCGTTTCGGCTGCTTCTTGAACCGAATCTTGCGTTTCTACAGCGGCTTGTGTGGCTTCCGCTTGCAAGTATTGATCCGCCAATTCGCGCATCACTTCGCCAAACGGGGCAGGATTGCCGCTAAACAGGGTTTGCAGGCTGTCGTTTTCAATAATGTGCTGGCGCAGGTTCAAACGTTCTTCGTGGTTTTCAATCAGGCGCAGGGCGCATTCCACATATTCGTCCGCGCTTTGTGTTACCAGCCATTCGGGTAAGCCCAAACGGGCAAACAAGCCTTGGTCAATGTGTTCGTGTACTTCGTTGCCGGTTTTGCACACGCCCACCAAACCCAAGGTTACCATATCGATAATGCCGTTGGTGTTGCCAAAGGGGAAGGGATTGAGCATCAGGTCGCAGCCGCGCAAAATGCTTAAATAATGCATATAGGGCAGATGCGGATAAGCGGTGGCGTTGCTGCCCAAGTAGCTGCGGATAAAACGCACCACATAGGGGTGGGTAATGCCGTTGGATTGTCCCAAGGCAAAGTGGAAATGTACTTTTACTTTGGCACGGTCGCGGATGGCACGGCAGGCTTCTAAAAAGTACGGGTTTAATTTCATGGTGGTGGCAGCCACGCCGATGTGTACGGTAGTTGGACCGCCGTTCAGGTGAAACTCCACTTCTTCAGGGGCATCGGCAGAAGGCACATAGGGCAGGGCATCTTTCGGCAGGCGCAGCAGGGTTTCGCTGAAGCAGGTTTCGCTGCCGACATAGTCGTCTTCCACCACCACATAATCAATAAATTCGGAATGGGTGGTGGCGGGGTGTCCGAGGGCAACGGCTTGTACGGGGGCAAGACGGGTGTTGGACAGGAAGATGGTGAGCAAATCCATGCCGATGCTGGGCATATACAGCACGGCGGGGGGATTTTCTTCGCAAATCATGCGGATGTGCTGCATTCTTTCTAAAATGCTGTCGCCCTGTGCGGTATAAAACTCGTCAAATACGGCGCGTCCCGCTTCATCTACACGCTCGCTGCCGATGCCGATAATATGGAAATGTTCACGCGCGGCGCGGATGGAAGTGGAATGGGTGCGGTAAATGGAATGGGAAGAGTTGAAATGTTCCAAAACTACCAACATCACGGGTTTGCCGTTGCGGGTGACGGGCGCAGCAGCCGTGTCGCGGTCTTGCCAACCCAATGCCAGCAGATGACGGCGGATTACCTGATTTAAGGCTTTTTTAACGGCGTGTTTGTTTTCGTCAATATCGTAGCTGCAGTGCATATACACGTCGTGGGCAATGCCGGAGGGCAGGCCGTTCAGGTTTTCCAGCTGTGCCAGCTTTTCGGGCAGCCATTGCAAAATGGCGTGGCGTTTGCCAAACGCGGCAGGTGTGCCGAGAAAACGCGGCGACTGTAAGGCAAAACACAGCGAAATGCAGATGGCGGGGTCCAGTTGCCACAACGCGTCCAAACTTATCTGTACATTGGATTCGGGCAGGTACAGAATGGCAAATTTAATCAGGGCATAACGGTTGTTTTCTAATTGGATGTCCAGCGGGTGCTGGGGTTCGGGATTGCGGTTGTAGGTTTGCAGGATGTGGTCTGCATTGATATAGGGCGATGAGGCGAAAATCATGCCCAACCAGCGTTGCAGGGTAAGAAAACGCACACAGCCGCTGTCGGAAATGGTGAGTGTGGGGTCGGTAAACAGGCGGGTAACGGCATCTGCCATTTGGGTGCAGAAGCTGATGTGGTAGTCGTTGCCTAAATTGGGGTTGTTTAATTGGTCGGGAACGGTAAATTCTATGTCGTGAATATGCCCGAATTGGCTGTCAAGACGGGTAAGGATGGACAGTAATTCGGCGCAGGCGTTTTCGTGGTCGCCTTGGGCGATGTACTGTTGCAAACGGGGCAGGCTGGGCTTGGGGGTGTCGGACATGGTTTTTCCTTTTTTATGTTTGTTTTAACTTTCTTGGGTATCATCGCCGTAGTATTTTTCGCCGATGCGGATGGGCTCGCGCCCTTGACTGCGGCGGTGGGCGTTGCTGTCGCGCAGTGAATAGGCACAACCGCAGTATTCTTGCTGGTAAAAATGTTCGCGTTTGCTGATTTCAATCATGCGCGCGCTGCCGCCGCCTTTGCGCCAGTTGTATTCCCAATAGGTGATACCGGGGTATTTGGCGGCGGCGCGTACGCCGCAATCGTTGATTTGGTTCATGTTTTTCCAGCGCGAAATGCCTAGGCTGCTGGTAATCACGGGAAAACCGTTTTCGTAGGCATACAAGGCGGTGCGCTCAAAACGCATATCAAAACACATGGTGCAGCGAATGCCGCGTTCGGGTTCGTGTTCCATGCCTTTGGCGCGGGCAAACCAGTTATCTACGTCGTAATCGGCATCAATAAACGGTACGCCGTGTTTTTCGGCAAAGGCGATGTTTTCGTGTTTGCGGATTTCGTATTCTTTGAGCGGGTGAATATTGGGGTTGTAAAAAAATACGGTGTATTCAATGCCCGATGCCAGCATGGCTTCCATCACTTCGCCCGAACAGGGGGCGCAGCAGGAATGCAGCAGCACTTTTTTCGCACCGTTGGGGGCTTCCAATACGGGGCGTTCAATGGGGGTAACGAGGGGTGCGGTCATAGCGGGTGTTCGGTTTAGTGGTGGGCGTGGGCTTCGCCGTCCAGATGGTAAATAGTGCCACAGTAGGGGCAAGTGTATTGGCTGTGCGATTCAATCGGCAGAAAAACGCGCGGATGTCCGTTCCACGGCTGCTCTTGCGGACCAGTGCAGTGCAGGGGTAGCTGGTGTGGGGTAATGCGGACAACGGGATTTTGGGCAGACATGGTGTGTTCCTTTATTGTGGGGTGGAAAAAATGCTTGAGGCGTTATTTTACCGCGATTGTTTATTTTTTGCTGCGTGGGGCGCGGTTTTGTTCCAGTTCGTCCAAACGCTGTTGCGCTTGCGCCAGTTGTTGCTGCAGGCGGGCGATTTGGGCGGCGGCATCGTTGTGGGGATTGAGAAACTGCGCAATTTGCTGGCAGGCGTGTCCCAGTTTGGCGGCTTTTTCCGCCCATTCGTCGCCCAACAGCTCTACCCAATTGCAGCGCACCGCGCTCAAACGCAACATCAGGTTCATTGCCAGTTCCACATCGCCTTCAAATGCCAAATCGTTGAAATCTATTCTTTTGCCCTGCATCAGTTCGGGCAGGGCGCGGGGGTGGATAATCAAAACGGCGTGCGGGCGGCGCAGGGTGTCGTCCAACAACCCTTGCGGGTTGATGCGCCCGCACAAATCAAAACCGGCAGTGCGTATGCCCACCGTCAAACCGTTAAAGCCGCTCAACTCACGGCACACATCGGGGTTTTGCCGGAGCAGGCGGTTAATGAAAAGTAATGGATACATTTTTGTTTCTTATTTATTTTTTATGGCATACACCGCGTCAAGATTGCGCCACATGCCTTGTGCGTCCATGCCGTAGCCGAACACATAGCGGTTGGGCACGCTCACGCCCACATAATCCGCTTGAACAGGTTTGGCACGTCCGATGGCTTTATCGGCAAACACGGCGGTGCGGCAGGATTTCGCGCCTGCTGCCAAAACGTGTTCGCGCACGGCGTGCAGGGTATGCCCTTCGTCTAAAATATCATCTAAAATCAAAACATCGCGCCCTTCAATGTTTTGGGGGCGGCGCAGCCACTGAAACGCCCCGCCTTCCAGCTTGTCGCCATAGCGGGTAATGTGGATATAGTCAAAATCCAGCGGAAAATCCAATAATGGTAACAGCTTGCCTGCAAACACCACCGCGCCGCCCATAATCGGCAGCACCAAAGGATAATGTCCGCCCAAATCGCGGCGCAAATCTGCCGCCATGCGTTCAATTGCCGCTTGACACACGGCAGGGCTGTGGATTTCGTCTGCGTGTGCCAGCAGTGATACGGCTTCCTGACGGCGGGCGGATAAATCGGGGTTCATCATGCAATATTTCTAAATCATTTCAACTTTATCATTCTACCGCCATCTTTACCTGTAGGGCAATTTTATCGGTAATCAATACATTTGCACCGAAGCATTGATACTTTGGTGGATTTGCTGTTTACCGGGGTTGTTGTCCATCGCATTGGCAGCCGATTTTGCTTGCATGGTTACCGGCATAGCCATCGGCAATGGCGCACGGGCGTAAGAAACGCCTTCTTCGGCAACGTTTGTAAACGAACTGTTTAAATCCAAACGCACTATTTTATATCCGCTAAATCCCAATGAACGACTGAAACCCTGCGCCCGCTGTTGAAAAGTCTGCAAAACTTTTTCGGTGGCTTCTTCCACCGCCGCCGCGCGTTTTTGCGGCGACACGCTGTAATACATCCGCGTTACCGCCGCATCTTGTTCGCTGTCGGCAATCAGGCGCATCAACGCGGCAAAATCTTGGCTTCTGACCTGCACTTCTACGCTGTCGCGCCAGCCGTTTACCCGTTGTTTATCATCGTATTCGGGATAGCTTTGGCGGTTGGTGGTTTCCGATTCAAAAGCGCGGTTGGCTTTGATACGCGCCAGCAGCGCATTTAAACGGCGCGTCACCACTTGCGCTGCTTGTTGGCGGTTTTTGGCTTTTTCGCTGATGTTAAAGCTGACATTTAAAGTATCGTTGGCAACGGTAACGCTGACGCTTTCGCGGAAATTAACCAGATTGTAATGTAAAGTTTCGTTATCGGCTGCTGCTGCGGGCAGGGCAAGAAGTGTTACAGGCAATACTGCTGTCAAACGGCAGATTTTTTTATTGTAGAACATGGGTTTTCTCGTTTAAACGGTAATCGGGGCGCAGACGGCACTTGATACTGTCTGCGCTTTTTATTTCCATTATTCCCATTCAATCGTGGCGGGCGGTTTGCCGCTGACATCATACACCACGCGGTTAATGCCTTTCACTTCATTGATAATGCGGTTGGACACACGCCCCAGCAGGCTGTAGGGCAGTTCCGCCCAATGCGCGGTCATAAAATCGCTGGTTACCACGGCGCGTAAAGCCACCACATAATCATAAGTGCGCCCGTCGCCCATTACGCCCACTGATTTAACAGGCAGGAACACGGCAAACGCCTGACTGGTCAAGTCATACCAAGATGTGCCGTTGTCATCGCGGGTATGGCGCAGCTCTTCAATAAAAATATCATCGGCTTGACGCAGTAAATCGGCGTATTCGCGTTTCACTTCGCCCAAAATACGCACGCCCAAACCGGGACCAGGGAAAGGATGGCGGTACACCATTTCGCGCGGTAAACCCAATGCCACGCCCAATTCGCGCACTTCGTCTTTAAACAAATCGCGCAAAGGTTCAAGCAATTTCAGATTCAGGGTTTCGGGCAGTCCGCCGACATTATGATGCGATTTAATCGCATGGGCTTTATTGGTTTTTGCGCCTGCGCTTTCAATCACATCGGGATAAATCGTGCCTTGCGCCAACCACTTGGCGTTTTGCAGCTTGCCCGCTTCGCGCTGGAACACTTCCACAAATTCCGCACCGATAATTTTGCGCTTTTGTTCGGGGTCGGTAATGCCTGCCAGCTTGCCCATAAAGTCGTCAGACGCATCAATATGCACGACTTTGACACCCAAATTGCGGGCAAACATTTCCATTACTTTTTCACCTTCGTTCAGGCGCAGCAAGCCGTGGTCAACAAACACGCAGGTCAGTTGGTCGCCGATGGCGCGGTGAATCAAGGCCGCCGCCACGCTGGAATCCACGCCGCCCGACAAGCCCAATACCACTTCTTCACTGCCCACCTGTTCGCGGATTTTGGCAACGGCTTCGTCAATATAATTGGGCATGGTCCAAGAAGGTTGTGCGCCGCAAATATCCAGCACAAAACGGTTAATCAGCGCACGACCTTGTTTGGTGTGGGTCACTTCGGGGTGAAACTGAATGCCGTAAAAATGTTTGTCGGCGTGTTCCATCATGGCGATGGGGCAACTGTCGGTTTTCCCTGTAATTTGGAAACCTTCAGGCAGCTTGGACACTTTATCGCCGTGGCTCATC is drawn from Conchiformibius steedae and contains these coding sequences:
- the guaA gene encoding glutamine-hydrolyzing GMP synthase, translated to MTQDNILILDFGSQVTQLIARRVREAHVYCELHPYDMPLDAIKAFNPKGIILSGGPNSVYDSEYQADPALFDLGVPVLGICYGMQFMAHHLGGAVTAGNQREFGYAQVRTADGELTRGIFDGEPNVLDVWMSHGDKVSKLPEGFQITGKTDSCPIAMMEHADKHFYGIQFHPEVTHTKQGRALINRFVLDICGAQPSWTMPNYIDEAVAKIREQVGSEEVVLGLSGGVDSSVAAALIHRAIGDQLTCVFVDHGLLRLNEGEKVMEMFARNLGVKVVHIDASDDFMGKLAGITDPEQKRKIIGAEFVEVFQREAGKLQNAKWLAQGTIYPDVIESAGAKTNKAHAIKSHHNVGGLPETLNLKLLEPLRDLFKDEVRELGVALGLPREMVYRHPFPGPGLGVRILGEVKREYADLLRQADDIFIEELRHTRDDNGTSWYDLTSQAFAVFLPVKSVGVMGDGRTYDYVVALRAVVTSDFMTAHWAELPYSLLGRVSNRIINEVKGINRVVYDVSGKPPATIEWE